In the genome of Cryptosporangium aurantiacum, the window GGTTCCGGCGGGCGTGAGCGACGTGCTCCGCCGTCGGCTCGCGCGACTGCCCGGTGACTGCCGGGCGACGCTGCGGACGGCGTCCGTGGTCGGCCTGGAGTGGGACGTCGACCTGCTGCTCGCGCTCGGGGACGACGAGGAAGCGGTGCTGGACGCGCTGGAGGCGGGCGTGGTCACCGGCCTGCTCAGCGAACCGGCGCCGGGTCGGGTGCGGTTCGCGCACGTGCTGGTCCGCGACACGCTCTACGCCGACATCCCGCAACTTCGGCGGGTACGCATGCACCACCGGGTGCTGCGGGCGCTGGAGGCACACCGCCCGGACGACGTCGCCGCGCTGGCCCATCACGCCCTGGCCGGCGCGACGCCGCCCACCGCGCACCGAGCCGCGGAGCTGGCCGCCGCAGCGGCGGACGCGGCGTCCGCGCTGCACGCGCATCGAGAGGCCGCGTCGCTACGGCAGCGTGCGCTCGCCGCGCTGGACACCGCGCCGGGCGCGGACGACCGGCTCCGGCTCCGCCTGCTCTGCGGCTCGGTCTCCGCCCTCGGCCACGCGGGGGACGTGCTCGGGGCCCGGGCGGTCAGGGGCGAGGCGATCCTGGTGGCCCGGCACTCCGCCGACCGGGCCGCTCTCGCGGCCGCGTACACGGCCTACGACGCCCCGACGCTGTGGTCGGTGCTCGTCGACGCGCAACCCGACGCCGAGCTGATCGCCGAGCTGCAAGCGCTGCTGGACGACTGCGACGACGAACCGACCCGGTGCCGCCTGCTCGCCACGCTCGGGTTGGAGATCGACACCAGCGACGTGCCGCGCGCCGACCGGGTGACGGCGGAGGCCGCCGCGATCGCCCGCCGGCTCGGCGACCCCGGGCTGCTCTGTCGTGCGCTCGGGGCGCGATACTTCGTGGCCCACACACCGTCCCGCCGCGCCGAGCTGGCGGCAGTGGGCACCGAGATGCTGGCCGCGTCGGCTGCCGCCGGTCTTCCCGGCTATCAGGCCCAGGCCCACCACGCGCTCTACCAGGCTGCGCTGGGCGCCAACGACCTCGACCTGGCCGGCCACCACGCGACGCAGGCGGTGAAGCACTCCACCAGCAGCCAGCTGGGGCTCGCGCTCGGCGTCGTCGAGCTGTTCGACGGCCTGCGCCGCCTGGTCGGCGGTGACCCCGATCGGGCGGAGCAGCGTTACCGGGCGGCGATGGCGCAGGTGGAGGGGTCCGGTTCGCCGAACGCGGAGGGCATGACGCTCCTGCTCCGGTTCTGCGTCGAGCACGCCAGGCCCAGCTTCGATCCGGCGGTCGCCGGTGAACTCGCCGACTTCGCGGCCGGACAGCGGGAGCGGCTCGGTCCCGCGCTCGACGAGCTGTACACCCGGCTGCTCGTGCTCGCCGGACGGCCGGACGACGCCCGGCGCGGGTGGCGGCCCGAGGTCCCGGTTCCCGAGGACTACTACTGGCTCATGTGGATGGTGCTGCGCGCGGAGAACGCGATCGGCGTCGACCGTCGTGACGTCGCCGAGCAGTGCTACCGGGCGCTCCTGCCGTGGGCCGGGCAGCTGGCCGGAGCCAGCGCCGGTGCGGCGACGCTCGGACCGGTCGACCACACGCTCGGGCAGCTGGCCGACCACCTCGGGCGGCACGCCGACGCGGCCCGGCACTACCGGGCCGCGCTCGTCGTCGCCGAAACCGTCGGAGCGCCGCACTGGGCCGAACGGAGCCGCGCGGCGATCCGCCCGCTCACCCGAAGATGACCCTGGCCCGGCGCCGGTAGCGGCCGCCGAGCAGCGTGTTCATCACGACCAGCGCCGGGCCCGCCTCCCGGCGCAGCGCTGCCAGCTCGTCCTCACCGACGTAGCGGAGCACCCACGGCAGGACGAACGACGGCTTGCCGCCGCCCTTGCGCACCTCGGCCTCCACGTCCTTCCACTCGGCGACGCTCAGGTAGCGAATGATCGCCGGGAACACCGTCCGTTCCTCCTCCTCGATGTGCTCGTCGAGCAGGTCCCGCAGGTCGGCCAGTTCCCGGGCCACCGCGCCTGCTGCGGCGAGATCGTTCGGCGCGACGGCGAAGCCTTCCGCTGCCGCTCGGATCCGGTCCAGCACAGGGTCGAGTTCGGCGTGGTCGGCGGTGAGGCCGGCCAGCTCCACCGCACCGCCGGCGCTGCGCTCCAGCGCCGGCCAGAGCACGTCGTCCTCGGCCCGGTGATGGTGGTGGATCGCGTCGCAGACCTCGTCGAGGTGGGCGCGCAGGAAGCGCGCCCGCCGCGGCGTGCAGCGCTCCCGCCCCTCGGCGAAGGTCGCCGCGGTGGCGGCCAGCGCGCGGACGTCACCGCGCATGGCGCGGTGGATCAGGCCGATCCCCAGCAGGTCCGGCTTCGTGCTCATCGATGTTCCCCTCGGTACGGCGCGGGCCGCGGCGGCCGACGCGGTCGGTGTCGTCCGACGGTCACCCGCAGCGGTTATCGACGACTAAGTGGCGGCTAAGCCGAATACCGGATGTTCGTCCGGAGACCGGCCTGGGTACTGACCTTTCGAGGCAGTCGGCGGACCAACCCCCGCCGGTCGCAAGGACGTCGACCGGCCGGACGCCGAGCGAGACGAGGAGGACCGATGCCCGTCCAGTACCGGAAGCAGCATTCGTTCGGCCCGCTGAAGATCAACGTGACGCAGAACGGTATGTCGTCCTGGTCGTTGAAGTTCGGCCGCTGGTCGTGGAACTCGCGTACCAAGGAGCAGCGCTACGACCTGCCCGGCCCGTTCACCTGGCGCAGCGGCCGCCGCGCACGCCGGAGCTGACCGAAACGACGGCGGGCGCCCCACCGAGGGGCGCCCGCCGTCGTCGTGTCAGAGCAACCTCGCCTCGCCGACCGGAAGGTGGTCGAGCGGCGAGTCCAGCGGGCTGACCGGCGGCGCGGGCTCCTCGACGGCGGCGGTAGCGGCCAACGCGTCCGCATAGGCGTCGTGACCGAGCCAGGCCAGCCACGCACGCAGGACCTTGTGGACCTCTTCCGGACCGACCAGCGGTTCCACCGGCGTCGGCAGGTCGACCGGGTACAGCAGGAACGCCGTGGTCTGCGGGCCACCGAGACCGCCGTGCGAACCGACCAGCGGCTCGAACGCCGCCACCTCGTCGGTCTGCGGGTCGTGCAAGCTGTTGACCATGATGTCCGCGACGTGCGGGTAGGTGTCGGTTCGCCGGACCAGCGCCGGTGCGTGCGGTCCGAACGGCTGCAGCGGGTCGAGCCCCAGCACCTCACCGGAGTCCAGGTAGTGGGCACCGTGCCTGCCGAGAACGACCGACCCGCGCGACGCGGTGCTGAGCAGCAGGAAGCCGATGCCCGGGTGCTCGACGAGGCTCGGCAGCAGATCCGGGTAGGCCGCCTGGATCTCCTCGAGCGTCAGCCGTTCCGGGCGATCGGTGAAGTAGACGAGACCGAGGTTGCCGGAGCCGAGCACGAGGATGCCCTCTCTGGCTGCCGCCTCCTCCTCGGCCGACCGGACCCGCTCCCCCGCCATCTCCGGTTTGTGCTCCGCGGCGGGCACCAGACGCCGCAGCGCGCGGGCGGCGAACCCCAGGTTGCTTCCGTCCGGCCCGGTCAGCGCGTCCTCGGTCGCGCGTGGCCGCTGCCCGCAGCAACCCTGGACGATCTGCTCCAACGTGACGCCGTACCGCTGCGCGAACGTGGCGCCCTGGCTCTGCCCGTGGTCGGAGAGCACGACCAGCCGGTACGGCCGCGGCGCGAGTTCGGCGGCGCGGGCCAGGCGTCCGATCTGCTGGTCGATCGAGCGCAGCACCGCCAGCGAGTCGTACCGCTCGATCCCGGAGTGGTGCGCGACCTCGTCGTACCCGGTGAGGTCGGCGTAGACGACCGAACGGCCGGCCATCATGTCGTCGACGACGCCCTCCACCACCAGGTCGCGGGTGACCACCGTGGCCAGCGCCCGCACCAGCGGATAGATGCCGCCGCGCGGTACTCGCGGCCGGACGTCCCGGTGCCGCTGGGTGGTCGCGGCGACGAGTTCCCGAACGACGTCGATCACCGCGCCGGTGAGCGTCCGGACCGCGTTGTAGGGGTTGGCGAAGTACCCCTGGTAACCGGCGCCGAGCCGGCCCTTGCGACGGCCCGCGCTGCTCAGCGTCACGCTCTTGTGGGCGGCGTCGCCGGTGAACAGGTTGCCGCGGCTCGCGCCGTCGTCGTGCAGCAGTCCCCGGCCGTCGGAGTGCCGCCGCTCGATCTCGGCGGCGTCCGCCGGGCGGTTGCTCACCATCAGGCGTCCGTGGTCCTTCTCGTACCAGCGGAACGCCGGCATGTCCCGGTTGGACCCGTGCAGGATGCCGCACTGCGACGCGCCGGTCTGCGACGACCAGTCGGTGGTCCACGGGATCAACCGGTGGCTGCCCGCGGCGAGCCAGCGGGCCAGCGTCGGCGCGTCACCGTCCCGGATCGCCCGCTGTAGTACCTCGTGGCCGAGCCCGTCGATCTGCACCATCACCAGGCCGGGGACGCTGTTCGGGCGCCCCAAGCCGCCCTTCTGGATACGCCGCCGTGCCCGCCGTCGCGCGCGACGGTGGAAGAACTCGTCCTCGTCGACCGCGACCAGGCTGCTGGTGAGCCCGGTGACGGCCGAGACCGTCAGCGCGACCAGCAGGCCCGCCGGTGGGCCGGGCAGCCGGACGTCCGGGATCTCGGTCAGGCTCAGGTACACGAGCAGTCCGTTGAGGACGAACGAGCCGAGACCCAGCGTCAGCACCGAGATCGCCAGCGCGAACCGCATCAGGACCGGCCAGACGAGCGCGTTCAGCGCGCTCAGCGCGACCGAGATGACGAGCGCGTTCACCGGCCTGCCGATGTCGAAGCCGGGCAGCGTCAGCGACAGCGCACCGACCGAACCGGCGCCGACCAACCACACCAGGATGAGTCGCGTCGCCGTGCGTCCGCCGCGAACCAGCCGACGCCCGCCGCTCCGCAGCAGCCGGAAGCGCGTCACTCGCGATCAGCCGACCGGTCCGGCAGCCTCTGCCGACGTCTCCGCGGGAGGACGTCGACGTAGCCGGAGCCGCGGCGCCGGTTGGTCGCCACCGGAGTCCGAGTCGTCCCCGGACGAGTCCTGCCGGTTGGCCAGCCATCTCTGCACCAGCCGCGCGACCGCGGACACCAGCAGCGTGACCACGACCGTCACCGCGATGGCGACCAGCGGGTTCGCGAACAGGCTGCCGCCGAGCAGGCCCATCACCGCGTAGGCGATCGCCCAGACGACCGCCGCGACCGCTGCTCCGTTCAAGTACCGCGGCCACGGGTACCGGATCGCGCTCGCCGCGAACAGCGTCGGCAGTCGGCCACCGGGGATCAGCCGGGAGACGACCAGCACCTGGGTGCCGTTCTCGGTCAGCCGGCGGCGGGTCTCGGCGAGCCGCTCGCTGCCCTCGGGTGTGTCTTCGGACAGCGACGGCAGGTTGCGGCTGATCAGCCCGGTCACGCCGCGTCGGCCCCAGCGGAAGAGCGCGTAGACCGCGCAGTCGCCCAGCCAGGCCGACGCGGCGGCCAGCACGATCACTTCGATCAACGACACGCCGCCGTTGTGCACGGCCAGCACCGCCGCGGCGCTGACCACCGCCCCGGTCGGGATCACCGGAACGATCGCGCCGAGCAGCACCGCGATCACCAGCACGGGGTAACTCGCGGACGCCGCGTCGGCGAGGCGGTCGGGCCAGGCGGTGGCGATCGCCTCGGCGGACGCGAGCGTCATCGTCTGCCCGGTCATCGCGGCTCCACCCGGCACCCCGGCTCGGTGTGCAGGATGCGGGTGGGCAGGCCGAGCTCGGCGACCGCCTGTGCGTAGCGCCGCGGCGGATCGATCAGGTGCGCTCGCATCCAGCGGCCGATGCCGAACGGGTGCAGCGTCCCCCAGTGGATCGGGACCGCAACCCGGGGGCGGAGGCGCCGGGTGGCTTCGGCCGCGCCGCGCGGGTCGAGGTGGCCGGGCCCGAGGTTCGGGCCCCAACCCCAGACAGGGATCAACGCGACGTCGAGACCGAGGGCCCCCAGATCGTCCATCTCGTCGAACTGGTC includes:
- a CDS encoding AfsR/SARP family transcriptional regulator: MIRLSVLGPVRAQVAGTTVDLGGPRQRAVLARLVSASGQVVSTERFIDDLWCGEPPPKALAALQVYVSQLRKILEPDRPPRAPANTLVTAPPGYLLQLPRDAVDAWRFADLIERAAAEPQPDRAIELYERAAAEWQGAAYAEFADEPWAAPEVEQLEELRRVAVERRADALLRTGRSADAVAALDPLVRAYPLREESTRLLALALYRAGRQADALTTLRAARTRLAEDLGVDPSPPLRALEVALLRQDPELDVPAPERVERPRSAVAPPPRRDTLVGRERELAVVTDAATIAARGSLRVVWIGGEAGAGKSTLVAAASERLAANGWVVAHGRCPELDGAPPAWAWSEVVQCLADELPDDLRRRLEPLLRQEAEPSTDAALPRFWLARALADLLRLRSDRAPLAVVLDDVHRADGETLQLLRQIAADLTDRPILLVATYRTVEITDEGRAARAALAGPTTDRLELAGLTEPDVAELLRRYGGPTGAHDPATVRLVTTRTGGNPLFVCETARLIAAEGTEAAATVVPAGVSDVLRRRLARLPGDCRATLRTASVVGLEWDVDLLLALGDDEEAVLDALEAGVVTGLLSEPAPGRVRFAHVLVRDTLYADIPQLRRVRMHHRVLRALEAHRPDDVAALAHHALAGATPPTAHRAAELAAAAADAASALHAHREAASLRQRALAALDTAPGADDRLRLRLLCGSVSALGHAGDVLGARAVRGEAILVARHSADRAALAAAYTAYDAPTLWSVLVDAQPDAELIAELQALLDDCDDEPTRCRLLATLGLEIDTSDVPRADRVTAEAAAIARRLGDPGLLCRALGARYFVAHTPSRRAELAAVGTEMLAASAAAGLPGYQAQAHHALYQAALGANDLDLAGHHATQAVKHSTSSQLGLALGVVELFDGLRRLVGGDPDRAEQRYRAAMAQVEGSGSPNAEGMTLLLRFCVEHARPSFDPAVAGELADFAAGQRERLGPALDELYTRLLVLAGRPDDARRGWRPEVPVPEDYYWLMWMVLRAENAIGVDRRDVAEQCYRALLPWAGQLAGASAGAATLGPVDHTLGQLADHLGRHADAARHYRAALVVAETVGAPHWAERSRAAIRPLTRR
- a CDS encoding hemerythrin domain-containing protein, whose product is MSTKPDLLGIGLIHRAMRGDVRALAATAATFAEGRERCTPRRARFLRAHLDEVCDAIHHHHRAEDDVLWPALERSAGGAVELAGLTADHAELDPVLDRIRAAAEGFAVAPNDLAAAGAVARELADLRDLLDEHIEEEERTVFPAIIRYLSVAEWKDVEAEVRKGGGKPSFVLPWVLRYVGEDELAALRREAGPALVVMNTLLGGRYRRRARVIFG
- a CDS encoding DUF4236 domain-containing protein; translation: MPVQYRKQHSFGPLKINVTQNGMSSWSLKFGRWSWNSRTKEQRYDLPGPFTWRSGRRARRS
- a CDS encoding phage holin family protein, with the protein product MTRFRLLRSGGRRLVRGGRTATRLILVWLVGAGSVGALSLTLPGFDIGRPVNALVISVALSALNALVWPVLMRFALAISVLTLGLGSFVLNGLLVYLSLTEIPDVRLPGPPAGLLVALTVSAVTGLTSSLVAVDEDEFFHRRARRRARRRIQKGGLGRPNSVPGLVMVQIDGLGHEVLQRAIRDGDAPTLARWLAAGSHRLIPWTTDWSSQTGASQCGILHGSNRDMPAFRWYEKDHGRLMVSNRPADAAEIERRHSDGRGLLHDDGASRGNLFTGDAAHKSVTLSSAGRRKGRLGAGYQGYFANPYNAVRTLTGAVIDVVRELVAATTQRHRDVRPRVPRGGIYPLVRALATVVTRDLVVEGVVDDMMAGRSVVYADLTGYDEVAHHSGIERYDSLAVLRSIDQQIGRLARAAELAPRPYRLVVLSDHGQSQGATFAQRYGVTLEQIVQGCCGQRPRATEDALTGPDGSNLGFAARALRRLVPAAEHKPEMAGERVRSAEEEAAAREGILVLGSGNLGLVYFTDRPERLTLEEIQAAYPDLLPSLVEHPGIGFLLLSTASRGSVVLGRHGAHYLDSGEVLGLDPLQPFGPHAPALVRRTDTYPHVADIMVNSLHDPQTDEVAAFEPLVGSHGGLGGPQTTAFLLYPVDLPTPVEPLVGPEEVHKVLRAWLAWLGHDAYADALAATAAVEEPAPPVSPLDSPLDHLPVGEARLL
- a CDS encoding DedA family protein; its protein translation is MTGQTMTLASAEAIATAWPDRLADAASASYPVLVIAVLLGAIVPVIPTGAVVSAAAVLAVHNGGVSLIEVIVLAAASAWLGDCAVYALFRWGRRGVTGLISRNLPSLSEDTPEGSERLAETRRRLTENGTQVLVVSRLIPGGRLPTLFAASAIRYPWPRYLNGAAVAAVVWAIAYAVMGLLGGSLFANPLVAIAVTVVVTLLVSAVARLVQRWLANRQDSSGDDSDSGGDQPAPRLRLRRRPPAETSAEAAGPVG